In one Dioscorea cayenensis subsp. rotundata cultivar TDr96_F1 unplaced genomic scaffold, TDr96_F1_v2_PseudoChromosome.rev07_lg8_w22 25.fasta BLBR01001699.1, whole genome shotgun sequence genomic region, the following are encoded:
- the LOC120256882 gene encoding THO complex subunit 7A-like produces the protein MLVKGKKAAGRGEEMAALYAFGPREDDAIIKHRLLTRTTTTRGEPPLKKLQKKFTSFALEIEKDADNISECERLYKTFLQEMATFEVPLLKSKAVVEANIREKESFNELQGDIQRQILQAQTDIEDLKKQLEESKIERQHKEECEAIRRLIALQPPRSATQKIISDLEKEIAMLEAENAAGIRTLDLRKKQFSLLLHVVDELQSTIEDDQKNFADELKIVMEEQRFNIEDVSVVSEAMAVD, from the exons ATGTTAGTCAAAGGAAAAAAGGCTGCTGGCAGAGGGGAAGAGATGGCTGCACTTTATGCATTTGGACCTCGTGAAGATGATGCCATAATTAAACATAGGCTTCTTACTCGCACCACTACCACGAGGGGTGAACCACCACTTAAGAAGCTTCAGAAAAAGTTTACTTCATTTGCTCTTGAAATTGAGAAAGATGCGGATAACATTAGTGAATGTGAGAGACTATACAAGACCTTTTTACAAGAAATGGCTACCTTTGAAGTTCCACTTCTCAAGAGTAAAGCTGTTGTGGAAGCTAATATCCGAGAGAAAGAGAGCTTTAATGAGCTCCAAGGAGATATCCAACGGCAAATATTGCAGGCCCAGACTGATATTGAGGATTTGAAGAAACAACTAGAGGAGAGCAAAATTGAGAGGCAACACAAGGAAGAGTGTGAAGCAATCAGAAGGTTGATTGCGTTGCAGCCTCCTAGATCAGCGacacaaaaaattatttcagaTCTTGAGAAGGAAATCGCAATGTTAGAGGCCGAGAATGCTGCAGGAATAAGGACCCTGGACCTTCGGAAGAAACAGTTCTCTCTTTTGTTGCATGTG GTGGATGAATTGCAAAGCACTATTGAGGATGATCAAAAGAACTTCGCAGACGAGCTGAAGATTGTAATGGAAGAGCAAAGGTTTAACATTGAAGATGTCAGTGTTGTTTCAGAGGCCATGGCTGTAGATTGA